CTGGAGACGCTGGAGGCCGTGCTGAAGGGCGGCGGGGGGCCCGAGCAGGCCAGGGCGGCCGCGGCAGCTCTGGAGTCCATCGCTCCGAAGCTCGATGTCCTCCACTTGCCAAAAACGATGAAGCCTCCGCCCCGTCTGAAGGAGATCCTCGAGCTCTGGCGGACGGACAAACTGCCGGAAATCGCGCGCGATTTCAGGCAGCGTGCGGCGAAGAAGAAGCCCGACGTCAAAGCTCTCGAAAGAGCCAGCGCCGAGGGCCTGCGCGCGCTGGCGCCCTGGATCGAGCTGTCTCTGCGCGGCATTGTGGGCGGCTTCTATCTGCGGCCCTCCGACCTGCCCGTGAGCGATGATCCATGGCTGCTGCGGAAATACTGGTACGCGGACACGGCTGAATCGGGGAAGGCGACTTTCCCGGCGCCCGAATTCCGCGTCGATAGCGCCGGTCCGGGGAGCCTGCCCCTTGGATCGCCCGCGGGCATCGCCGAGATCGCTGGCTGGATCGCGCTGGCCGGACAGCAGGCGGCGGGCGGGTATGCGGGGGCGGTGGAAGCGAAGCAGGTCGGCGCTCTCAGAAACGCGCAGCTCCACCGGCTGCAGCCTCTTGATCTGCGCGCTGCGAGGCTCGCTTATCTCGCTGGCAGGGAGTGGGTCGTGGAGGCGGCGTTCGACGCTGCGGCTTCGTCCGAACTGGAGCGGCAGATCCAGGGCCTGTTGTCGCCAGAGCGGGCCAGCCGCGCCGCCCGCCTTCTGAGCCGCCTGCGCAACACGCACTCCGTGATGCACGCGGCGCGGCCCTTCCTTGAGGAGTACAAGCTTCTGTGGGATTCCGTCTGGGACTGCTTTTCCCAGGCGGATCTGTTCTGGCTCGGGCGCATGCGGCGCCAGGCATCGCAGGCCTCCGTCATCTGGAACGCCCTGAATCAGTTGCCCGCGGCAGTCTGGGACGGCGCGATTCACGAACTGGGGCCGCTGAAACTGGACCATGCCCGGAGCGCGAGGCCCCGCCTCGAACCCATGCCTCCGTACGAGAACTACGCTCAGGAGCTTCTTCCAGGGCGCCTCGCCGAGCGGCTTTCAGAATATCCCCTCGCGCTGGCCTGCGCCGCGGACGAGGCGGGGTTGCCGCCCGATGCGCTGGCGCTGATCGCCGAACCTCTGGCCCGCCGCCTGCTGGCGGATCTCGAGATGACCGACATGGCGGACTACCGCTCCGCCGCGGATCTGTGGAAGAGGATTCAGGCGGCTGACCTCATGAAACTCCATCAGGAGGAACTGGAGAAGGTCCCATGAAAGTGGCACGCAGATCTTTTCTGGCTTCCCTCGCCGGCGCGCCGCTGCTGGCGGAGCCCCCGACGTTCCGGGCCGAAGCCCGGCTCGTGGAAATTCACGCCACCGTGTTCGACGGCCGCGGCCGGCACATCACCGGGCTCGGACGGGACGACTTCCAGATCCTGGAAAACCAGCAACCGCAAGCCGTGGAGATTTTCGAGTCCGTCGAAAGCCCGTTCTCCCTCGGTCTCCTGCTCGACATCACGGGCAGCATGGAGGATGCCCTTCCGCTGGTCAAACAGGCCTGCCTGAAACTGCTCGACGAACTCAGGCCTCAGGATCAGGTCGCCGTCTTCTCGTTCAGCGACCGGATGTCAGAGGCGCAGGACTTCACGCAGGACCGCAAGGCTGCGGCCGCTGCCATCCGCAGGCTGCGGGCTGGAGGCAAGACGGCGCTGTTTGACGCCCTGACGCGCGCTTCCCTCCGGATGGCCGACCGCAAAGGCAAGAAGGCTCTGGTAGTGCTCACCGACGGCAATGACAACGCCAGCGCGCTCACGCTGGAATCCGCCCTGCGCCGCGCCCGCCGCGAAGCCATTCCGGTTTACTGTCTGGCGCAGGGCGAGGCGCTCCGCGCCGCCAGACTGATGGACACTCTCGAGCGGATTGCCGAATCGACAGGCGGCAACGCCTTCCGGCTGCAGAAGCTCTCGCGGATCGACGAAATCTTCGAGGAGATCTCCCGCGATCTGGCCGCCTCTTACCTGCTGGCCTACAAGCCGCGCCCCGGCGCTGGCGAATGGCGGCCCATTCAGGTGAAGGTCCCGCAGCGCAAGGGCGCGCGCGTGCGCTGCCGCGAAGGCTACTTCGCGGGCTGAGCGCGCCCCTGCGCCGCAGCCTGTCCTCTTATTCGGCCGTGAACCTGTAGGTTCCGGATCCCGTTTCGAACACCGTGTAGCCCTGCTCGACGCGCGCGGGCTTCAGGCCGCCCGATTCCGTCACCTTGCCCGTGGAAGGGACATAGATCGCCGCCGTCGTATTGGGCGGGATCGTCACTTCCATCTGCAGCGTGCGTCCATCGCGCCTCCAGAAGGACTGGATCGGTCCATGCAGCGAGCGGTACGTCGCTTTGACGTGGTCCAGCCCCTTCAGCGCATAGGGCTTGATCAGAATGCGCTGGAAGCCCGGTTTTTCCGGGTCGGGGCGGATGCCGGCCAGATATTCGTACATCCACACGGCCAGGTCTCCGATCTGCATCACGTGATTCATCGAGTTCATCGCCGGGTCGGCGGTGTCGCCGTTCCAGAGCTCCCAGATTGTGGTGGCGCCTTTCTCCACCATGTAGCCCCACCCCGGGTAGGTGGTCTGCGTCGAGATGGCGAGCGCCACATCCGGCCTGCCGTTATCGGACAGCGTCCGCATCAGCCACTGCGCGCCCACCAGGCCGACGCCCACGTGGTTGTTGCTCTCCTTTTCGATCTTCTCGATCAGGCGGTCAAACACGCGGCCGCGGTCCTCTCCGGGCACCATGTCGAAGGCCAGCGGGAGCACGCTCGAGGTCTGCGTGCCGTTGTCGAACCGCGCTTCCTGCGGCTTGTACCAGGTGCGGAGGAACGCTTCTTTGAGTTGCGCGGCCAGTTTGTCGAGCTCTGCGGCGTCGTCGTTGCGCCCCAGCATCCGCGCGTTGGCGCTGACGTACTTTACCATCTGGTGGTAGTAGGCCGTGCTGAGCAACGGTCCGGCGGTGATCCGCGCCGGGTCTTTCGAGTGGATCAGCTTCGGATCCTCGGGCGGCACGCACCAGTCGCCGTAGGTGTTGCGCGGCATGATGCCGTCCTTGAGGAACTGCCGCATGTAATCGACCCACTTTTTCATGCCCTCGTAGTGGCGCTCGATGATGCGGCGGTCTCCGTACTGCCGGTACACCATCTGCGGCGCGAGCACGTACGTGCTGGGCCAGACGATCCCGTCGTTGTAGAGCACCCAGTATGTGGGAGCGACATCGGGAATGCTGCCCGTGGGCCGCTGCGAATCGGCGATGTCCTGGATCCACTTCGTGTAGAAGGCGGCGACGTCGAACAGGTAGCTTTCGCTGAGGCTGACGACGCTGCGGTCGCCCAGCCAGCCCTGCTTCTCGTCGCGCTGCGGGCAGTCTGTGGGAATACTGCGGTAGTTGCCGCGGATGCCCCAGTAGATGTTGTGGTGGATGCGGTTCAGCAGCGAGTGCGAGCTCTCCCACTCGCCGGCGCGCGGCATGGCGTCGTGCACCACGCGGCCTTCGACGGCATCGAGCCCGGGCTTGCCCGGATAGCCGGTGACTTCGATGTAGCGGAAGCCGTGGTACGTGAAGCGCGGCTCCCACACCTCCGCGCCGCCGCCCTTCAGGATGTAGGTCAGCCAGGCGCGCGCGCCGCGCAGATTGTCGACATAGAGGTCGCCGTTTTCCCGCAGCGATTCAGCCAGCCGCAACTGCACGCGCGTGCCTGCGGGGCCCTGCACTTTCAGCCGCACCCAGCCCACCATGTTCTGGCCCAGGTCGTAGATGAACACGCCCGGCCGCAGTTCCTTCACCGTCTTCGGCGCCAGCGTCTCGATCACGCGGAGCGGTTCCGCCATCTGGGCGCGAAGCGCGCCTCCCGGCGCTTCCACCAGCTGTGCCGCCTCCCATCTGGAATCGTCGAAGCCCGGCTGCGCCCAGCCCGGCAGCTCCATGCGCGCGTCGTAGACTTCGCCGTCGTATTCGTTGTTGGCGCGGATCGGACCCTCGGTGGTCAGCTTCCAGGTCTCGTCGGTGACGACGATCTCCTTGCGTCCGCCCTCATACTCCAGCTCGATCTGCGCGATCGCTTTCGGGTAGCCGTAGCCGCGCGAAGGAATCGGAACGCGCCGGCGCGGCTGCCAGTAGCGCCCGTTGCCAAGCCACAGCCCTACGGCGTTGCGCCCCGGCTTGAGCATCGCAGTGATGTCGTGCGTGACGTAGAACACGCGCTTCTCGTACTCGGTGAGACCCGGAGAGAGAACGTCGTCGCCCGCCTTCGCGCCGTTCAGGTACAGTTCGCTCAGCCCGAGTCCTGCGACGTACGCCGTGGCTCGCCGCAGCCGCGGCTGCACGTCGAATTCCTTGCGCAGCATGCGCGCCGGCAGCGCCTGCTCTTCACGCAGTCCTACTTCGCCCCAGGGATCCATGCCGTAGGGGCCGAGCGCTTTTGCGGGTTTCCAGCCCTCGTCATCCTTGCGCAACGCCTCCCAGTGGGCGCCGGTGTAAAACATCATCGGCTCGCCGGAAGCGAACTCGATCTTCAACGCTCCCAGCACCCCCGCCTGATCCTCCCGCGTGTTGCGCGCCACCACCAGCAGCTCATTCTCGCCGGGCTTCAGCCACGGCTCGATGTGCAGCACCATCGGCAGCGTGGGGTTGTTGCCCTTGCCCGCGAACTCGCCATTGACCGTGAGCTCGAAACTGTTGTCCGCGCCCAGGACGAAGGTTGCCGTCTTCAGGGGCCGGCCGGCGGGCAACGTGAGCCGCGCGCGGAATCGGCGCGTTTCCGCAGGCGCCTGTCTGGCCGGGTCGCCTTCGTCGAACCAGATCCACTGCGCTTCCTTCAGCCACTGGAACGGACTATGCGGATCCTTGTAGTACGTCTTCTCGTCGCGGCCGATCCACTTGCCCTTCCAGTCTTCCGGTTTCAGCAGCCCCATGGACCAGCGCGCGGTTTCACTCCACGAGGAAGGCTGGCCGTCCTGATCCCAGACCATCACGCGCCACCACACGGGCTGTCCGGAGACGAGGGGCTTGCCCTGATAGGCGATATGCGTGTTCTGGCTGCTCTCCACCCTGCCGGTGTCCCAGAGGTCGCCGCGTCCGGACTGCGCCAGCGCAGCCGTGCTGGACACGATGACGCGGTATGCGGTCTGGCGGAGATTCCGGGCGCCTGGCCTGGCTGCTTCCAGTTTCCAGCTCAGGCGTGGCGCAGTTTCATCGATGCCCAGCGGATCTTTTCGATACTCGGTGCGCAGGCCGGCCGGTTTGAGAGAAGCCGCCTGTCCGATGGCGGCGCACAGAAGAAGGGCGGGAACGATTCGGGTCATGATACGGCGCTCCTCAATTGGAGGCGGCGGCTGCCCATCGCAGCGCCGCCTGACGACACTGCATCTTATCAACCCCTGCGCAGATCCGCGCGGGCCGCTCCGCGCCGCCAGCAGCCGGGCTCGTGCGCGTCGATGAGGCCCATGGCCTGCATGAAGGACTCGACTGTGACCGGTCCGACGAAGGTCCAGCCGCGCCGCTTCAGCTCGCGCGCCAGCTCGCGCGGCTCGCGCCCCTCGAAGGACCAGAAAAAACGGTCGAGCGAGCCCTGCTCGTCCGCCAGTTCGCAGGCGCGCCGCGCGTTATTCAGCACGGAGGCGATCTTGCCGCGGTGGCGGATGATGCCTGGCTCGAGCATCACCCGGCTCGCGTCGCGTTCATCCCAGAGCGCCAGCCGGCGGAAATCGAACCCGGCAAACGCCCGGCGGAACGCCTCGCGCTTGCGCAGCACGGTCAGCCAGCTCAGTCCCGCCTGAAAGCCTTCCAGACAGATCTTTTCGAACAGCCGGATGTCATCGTGCACCGGCACGCCCCATTCCTCGTCGTGGTAAGCGACATAGTCGGGAGCGGTTCCGCACCAGGCGCAGCGGGGCCGCCCGTCAGGCCCGGCCAGGATGCGGGGCTTCGTATTCATGCCGAATTCCAGCTTGCCAGATCCGCCCCCGCGGGCACGCCCGGAAATCAGGATCCGGACGTCCTGTGATAGAACGGATCGGGATGCCGTTTTGCAATGCTCCCTGTCTGGCCGGCGCGCCTGCTGCCCCCTGCGTTCAGGAAGAGTGCCTGGTGGAGCACGCGCGGCGGGGCGACCGTGAGGCGCGAGAACGGCTTTTCAGCCTGCTGTCGCCCTGGGTTCTGCACCAGGCGAGGAGGTTCTGCCGGACCGACGGGTCGGCGCAGGATATCGCGCAGGCGGCGCTGGTTTCGGCCCTCGAGCATCTGCCCGATTTGCGCCGCCCCAGCTGCCTCGGCGCCTGGGTCCGGCGGATCGTGGTCAACACCTGCCGCATGGAAGAACGCAGGCGGGCTGCACGCGCGCAAATCGAGGAGCTGCCCCCGGACGCGGTCAGTCCGTCCTGCCTGGGGGAAAAGCTTCTGGATGCGCGGCGCCTGCTCTCCCGGGTTGTCCAGTCCGCTCCTTCGTTGCCGCCCCTGCTGGCGGAGACCTTCCGCCTGCGTGTTCTCGAGGGGCTGACGACAAAGCAGACAGCGGCGCGTCTCGGCGTCAGTCAGGATATCGTCCGGGCGCGGCTTGCCCGCGCCCGCAGACATCTTCGAAGAAGGAGCGCGAGCGCCGGCTAGGACACTGCCCCCGCGCCGCCGGGCGAGCTTTCCGGCTGCGGCTTCACCATGCGGCGGATGATCCAGACGACCAGCGCCAGCCCCAGAATGGAAGCCACGATGGGGATCGTATACGCCCAGAGACGCAGCTGGCCTTCCGGCTCCATGAGGATCCGCGTTCCGTATTTCGCTTTGTAGAAATCCAGAATTTCCCGGTCGCTGCGTCCCTCGTTCACCATTCTGGCGATCTCC
This DNA window, taken from Bryobacteraceae bacterium, encodes the following:
- a CDS encoding DNA-3-methyladenine glycosylase I, which encodes MNTKPRILAGPDGRPRCAWCGTAPDYVAYHDEEWGVPVHDDIRLFEKICLEGFQAGLSWLTVLRKREAFRRAFAGFDFRRLALWDERDASRVMLEPGIIRHRGKIASVLNNARRACELADEQGSLDRFFWSFEGREPRELARELKRRGWTFVGPVTVESFMQAMGLIDAHEPGCWRRGAARADLRRG